A window from Fragaria vesca subsp. vesca linkage group LG5, FraVesHawaii_1.0, whole genome shotgun sequence encodes these proteins:
- the LOC101304384 gene encoding probable small nuclear ribonucleoprotein Sm D2-like has product MSRPMEEDGAKNEEEEFNTGPLSVLMMSVKNNTQVLINCRNNRKLLGRVRAFDRHCNMVLENVKEMWTEVPKTGKGKKKAQPVNKDRFISKMFLRGDSVIIVLRNPK; this is encoded by the exons ATGAG TCGGCCAATGGAGGAAGAT GGTGCCAAGAATGAGGAAGAGGAGTTCAATACTGGACCACTTTCTGTTCTGATGATGAGTGTCAAAAATAACACTCAG GTCCTCATCAATTGTCGTAATAACAGGAAGCTTCTTGGCCGTGTGAGGGCTTTTGATAGGCATTGCAACATGGTTCTTGAGAATGTTAAGGAGATGTGGACTGAG GTGCCAAAAACTGGTAAGGGAAAGAAGAAAGCGCAACCGGTTAACAAAGATAGATTCATCAGCAAGATGTTCCTCCGCGGTGATTCTGTGATTATTGTTCTTAGGAATCCTAAGTAA